The region TGGGACCACCGGTCTGCGGACGTAGTCGGCGGGTGAATGCCGACCGAGGTAGGCGGCCACCGCCGCACGGAGAACGCGGCGATCAGGAGAGACGGCACCGGGACCGGAAGCGGGAGAGGTAGTCATACCTCACGGTGCGTCATGCAGTTCGTGCTGTATCCGATGATTCATATGGCGAAGCCCGCGTTCTATGCGGCGGTGACCGCCCGGCTCAAGCGGGCGGACGTCGTGGTAGTTGAGGACGTGGGCGGTGGTCGGGGTAGGAGTTCGGTACTGGTCGGCGCGTTGACGCTCAGCTACCGAGTGCTTCGGTTCAACCAGCGGGCGAAGCTGGTCGAGCAGGAGATCGACTACGCGGCACTGGGCGTCCCGGTCGTACGCCCCTCAGCGTCGATGACGGGCTGCGTCCGCCTTTCGGCAGTTCCGTGTGCCACAGGATGCCGGAAAGCACCACCGTGCGTGACGACACGTGGGCCTGGCGTCGCGCACGGTCGGCAGACCCCGAGGACGTCTTGCAGGATATGACCCACGGCGGTCACCTTACGATGCGGACTCCCGAGCGCGACCTGCCGCAGAGGAGCACGCGGTGATGAGAACGCTGCGACAAGACCAGCCGCCTTGCATTGAGTGCCGCCCCGTTGCCTGTCGTACCTGGAAGGCAGGATGCTGGTTTGGCGATCGCGACGGCTCAGACCGTCCGCGTGGAGAGGACGATTTGGATGAGGGTCGGACCGCCGAGCCGTCTCGCTATCGATCACGACGACTATCACGCCGAGCATGTGGGGCGCACCGCTGATGGAAGACAGTTCTTCCTCACCACCCCCTTCGAGCCCGCCATCCGTGCGGAGGAAGATGGTCAGGAGTTTGTCGCTTTATACCTCTTCGGCGCCGATGGCCGGTTTCTGGAGGCCCGGATTGATGCCTTCGGTCCCAGAGCCCGGATGGACCGCGCGGCGCGCCGGGCGGCATACGACGCCCGGCTGAAGGAACTTGGGGAGGTCACATTCACCCGCATCGAAGTCGAACCCTTCGCAATCAAGCGGTTCGGTACGACCTTCGGCCTCATCCCAAGAGAGCCAGAGGAGGACGACGACGCATGGTGGGTCACCCTGCAGCCCGGCGACTACATGGCCTTCACCGACCCATGGGACAGCGGTGAGTACGACACCTGACGCCCAGTCAGGCAGGCGCACTCAACTCGGCATGTCCGGACGTCCTCCCACCTGCGCGCACCAGCGTCTAGGGCTACCGAGGGTGGCAAGCGCTCCCGGTGCGGGCGCGCACGGTCGGCGGCATGTGCTGGCGCTGGATCGAGATGTCTTGATTCCCACGCCCCGGACGAGCGGCAGCGTCGGTGCCCCGATTGTCGCGTGCGGCTACGAGTCGGTGGGTCTGAGCTGCGCCATGTTGGTTCCGTCGTGTTTCCTGGCGAGGAGGTCCTTGTACTGGCTGGGGTGCACCTCGGCGACAGCCCTGGCCTGGGCCACGAGGTGGTGCAAATGTGGTGGGTAGTACTCCTCGACAAGCAGAAAGCCGCAAGCCAGCCACTCACGGGTCGGTTCGTGCTCAGAGGCCACGAACGCTCTTAGACAAGCGATCCGATACTCACCACGCAGATCCGCCACGCTGTCGTCGGCCGCCTGGCTGGCTCGCGTGGGCCGGTTTTGGCGGAGCGCCTCGGCCGAGTCGTACACCAGGCTGGCCTGGGACCAGTACCAAGCGCGCACGGCGCAGACTTTCTTGTGGGCCAGCCCGTGATCAACGACCGAAATCAGGTAACGCTGAACGGTACGCCGCCCCACCGCATCTTGCACCGGGTGGAGAAGCTGCTTGTTGAAGGACACGTCCTCGTCGCAGGCGGTTGCTGCGAGCACCCGGTCCGCGTGGGCGGCTGCGGCGTCCGGCCGGGCCTTCAGGACATCGCCGACCTCGGCGCGCTTGGCGTTGCGGCGATGATAGTCACAAAAACGCTGGTCGCTACGGTACGGCTCGGGCAGCTCCGCAGGTTGCCACCCGGGGTGGAGATCGGCGAGCAGCGCGTCAAGCCGCTGCTCGAATTCCACCGCGAGATCACCGTCGGCCCAGTCCTGCACCGCGCAATCATGTCTGAAGGGCCGACCACACACTCGCCGCCTCACCTACCCACCTCAACGTCTGCTCGCCGCAGAGACCACCCCCTGGCAACGAACCGATCCTGGGTACGGCCGGCAGTGAACGGATCCCGGCAGTTCCGGGTGCCGGCCGGCACCGGGGTTACCCACGATGGGTGACAGCTCCCGCTGGTGGCGGACGGGGCAGGTCAGGCTGTCGCGCCGGCAGCGGTTGCCGCTGCTGTTGACGCCGCACGGGCGTCGTCGATTATCCTTTGGACCGCGTTTGCAGCCCACACCGATCGTCGAAACTCAGCGAAGCGGTTGCGCACCTGCATGGGCGGTAGATCCGGTACGACGTGTGGTTCCCAACCCAGTGCACTGACCAGGCCACACAGAGCCATTGTCCGTGCATCAACATGGTCCGGTTGGGTCGCGGCAGCCCGGATCTGTCGGCGGGCCTCTGCCTTGGCTGGTGGTTCCGAGCCGTCGTGGGTGGGATAGCGGGTACGGGGAAACACCTTCAACATCTTGTCGGTTTCGCGCCCCAGTGTGCCTGCGTCGATGAGTTGGCTCAGCACGGCCGCGCGTACATCCTTGGTAAACCGGATAATCCAGTCTCTGGGCTCGCGGGCCCTGCGGTCGTGCTGCAAGCGGTGAAGCGCGAAGTCCATCAGCCGGTCACCGGTGGGGGCCGGATTTGTGACGACGATGTACCTACCGGCAACGTCGATGCGTCCCGCCAGGGCCAGGTCTATGAGCAGCGCGCCGGCCAGGCCATAGTCGAGGTGCGCGTCGGTGCCTCTGGCCAGGCCGTCGTTGTCGTAGGCAAGCAACGCGATCAACTCGGCAAGTGACACATTGGCCATGATTGAACCGTAACCATCGCCGGCAACGATCCGCGCACTGATCTCCGCAACGGATCCGCTCGCCGCCTCCGTCGTCATGTCCCGGAGGCGATGTAGGCGGCGAGGATGTAGTTGGAGCGGCGGTCGAGGTTCTTGCGGGCGCGGTCGTAGCGCAACGTGGCGTGCGGGTCGGCGTGGCGTGCGGCGATCTGCACGTCGCGGAGGCTGACCCCGGCGTCGAGCATGGCGTAGGCCGGAGTCAGTGGGGGTCAGCCAGGGGTGAGGAGGCAGAACTCGTTGCCTTCCGGGTCTGCGAGGACGGTCCACGGGATATCGTCTTGGCCCAGGTCGATGGCGGTGGCGCCGAGAGTCCGCAGTCTGACCGCCTCGGCCTCCAGGTCGTCACCCGGGTATGGGCGGACGTCGAGATGGACGCGGTTCCACACGGTCTTCACGTCGGGTGTGCGGAGGAACTCCAGATATGGGCCGACGCCCTTGACAGAGCGCAGTACCGCCTTGTCGTCGGTCACCTCGTGCAGGGCCCAGTCCATCGCCTTGCTCCAGAAGCGGGCCACGGCTCGCGGATCCGCGCAGTCGACCACTACCGCAGCGATCGGTCCGGTGTCTCGGTAGAACGGTCGGGGGTCCAGCACACAGAACTCGTTGCCCTCTGGGTCTGCCATGACCGTCCATGGGACGTTGCCCTGGCCTATGTCGGTGGATGTTGCGCCGAGATCGTTCAGGCGCGTGACCACCTCCGCCTGATGGGCCGCCGAGGTGGTGGCGAGGTCGACGTGCACGCGGTTCTTCACCGTCTTGGGTTCCTGGGAGGCGATGAGGTCGAGGCAGACGGCAACGGGGTCGGGATAGACGAAGCCCTCGGGTTCGAGGTTGGTCACGCCCGGTCCCTCGCTGGAGACTCCCCAGCCCAGCGCCTCCGCCCAGAAAGCGCCCAGCGCAGCGTCGTCCCGAGCCTTCATGTTGATTTGAACGAGCCGGGTTGCCATGCCGACGATGCTAACGGCAGTCTGGCATGTCAAGATCAGCCTTACTGATCTCGGCATGTCCGGATGCCTGCCACTCGTGCGGAAGCCGACCCGCTCGCCGGCATGTGCGCGTGTCCCAAGGGGGTTCCGCGACCGGCTTTTTCCGAGGTGGCGTAATCGGCTTCTGCGCAGTGTCGAGGGCTGCTTCGGTGTTGCCCGTGACCGACCTTCAAACGCCGCGACTGAGCCTGCACCCCATCGAGACGGCAGAGGGTGAACGCATCGTCGGGCGACGCGCCGGAGCCGGGGATGCCTGGGCTGAGGATTTTCCCTTTCGACGGCGACGTGATGCCAATCAGGGAGCCGGTACGGCGGACGCGCGCAGTGCTGCGGCCAGCCACTCGAACGGGAACCGCTCCGGCGGCACGTTGTTCACGGCGGTGACCAGCTCCATGTACCGGTCGAACGGTCCCTCCGGCTCCGGCGGCGTGCGATCCCACTCCGCGCCCGCCAGCATGTGGTCGGCCGCCTCGATCCGGAACTCGGGCGTGTCCGGCATCCCGGGGCTGTCCGGTGTCGCGAAGATGCCGGTCAGCCATTTGATCCACCGGTCGGCGATCTCCCGCCCCCTGGGCGAGTCCGGCGGCACCTGCTCCCGCGCCGCGTCCATCACCGGCTGGCCGATCGCCGCACCCTCTTCCAGGGCGTCCAGCATCGGCGACGAGGTCATCAGTGGCCCGGCCCCGGTGGTGCACACCTCGTACAGCTCACGGCGTACGGCCTGCCGGACCTCGGTGTCCCGGACCAGCTCGGCCAGCTCGATCCACGCCTCCAACTGGGCCGCGGTGGGATGTTCGGACAGCTCCGGCCGGGCCGCCCGCCACCACTCGACCATCCGCTCCGGCGGCTCCCAGCCGGTGGAGACCTCGGTCCAGAACTCGTCGATCAGCCGGTCGCGTTCCTCGTCCGGCATGCCAACCAGCTTGTGCATCAGCGTGACCTGTTCGGCCGTGGAGTCCTGCCGCAGGATGGCCGACAGCACCGCGCGACGGCTGCGCAGCCGTGCCTCCTGCCGTGCCAGCAGGGCCAGGTGGGTGGCGGCCAGCTCGCGCAGCGTCGCCTCGCCGGCCAGCACCCGCCGGATCTCGTCCAGGCCGGCGTCGAGTTCCCGCAGCGTCCGGACCAGTTCCAGCCGGGCGATGGCGGACACGTCGTACAGGCGGTGGCCGGCCGGGGTGCTGGCGGCCGGCGTGACGACACCGGCGTCCGCGTAGTACCGGACGGCGCTGACGCTCAGGCCGGTCCGCCGGGCGACATCCCCGATGGCGTACAGCTCGTTCATGTCCACGACGACCACTGTGCGATCTCAAGCGGCTTGAGATACAAGCCCCCCGATCAGGTCGCCCGGCAATCTCGGGAGACGGCCCAGGCGAGGTCGACCGGGCCATTCCGCCGAGGTCGTGTCGCTAGTTACGGAATGTCACGGCGGTCATGCCGCCATCCTGCCGGGTCCGTCGCACCCGCCGGTGGATTTGACACCTCTATAGCTACCGGTTATCTATTAGCGGTCTGTCTGTCCGAAGGGGTGTGCCCGGGTGCAGGACGTGGTGCTGGCCATGCTGGCGAAGGAGCCGGCGCATGGGTACGAGCTGCGAAGTCGGATGCGTGTCGTGCTCGGCCCGCTCGGTGAGGCGATGAACGCGGGGCAGATCTACGTGACCCTGGCCCGGCTGGCGAAGGCCGGACTGGTGACCTCGGAACGGGCCGACGGCCTGCCGGACCGGCCCGACCGCCGGGTCTACGCGCTGACCCCGGCGGGGCAGGAGCGGGTCGCCGGCTGGTTGGCCGAGGTGAGCTGGCCGAAGCCGGACCTCACCGAGTTCCACCTGAAGCTGGTGGCCGCCGCGGCCGGTCGGCTGGCCGATCCCGTGGCGTTGGTCGACGCGCAGCGACGTGAGGTGCTGCGCCGGCTGCGCGACACCCAGCGGGCCGCGCTGGACCGGTCGGTGGATCCGGTGGCCGGGTTGCTGTTGGAGGGTGTGGTGCTGCGGCTGCGGGCCGACCTGGAGTGGCTACAGGCGTGCGAGCGGGTGTGGACCGAGCGCGATCGGACCGAACGGAAGGCGGGGGCATGACCGGATCTGCGGCGTTACGGGCGCGCGGGCTCACCAAACGGTACGGCTGGAACAACGCGCTGGTACGCGCGGTCGACGAGGTCGACCTGGACGTGCCCGACGGGCAGGCGTTGGCGATCATGGGACCGAGCGGTTGCGGCAAGTCGACCCTGCTGCACCTGCTCGGCGGGTTGCAGCGCCCGACCGACGGGCAGGTGTGGCTGGCCGACCACCGGATCGACACGATGAGCGAACGGGCCCTGGCCCGGCTGCGGCGCAACACCGTCGGGTTCGTCTTCCAGTCGTTCCACCTCATGGACGAACTCACCGCGGTGGAGAACGTCGAGACGGCCGCGCTGCTGGCCGGTCAGCCGCCCGGTCGGGCCCGCCGACGTGCGCTGCACCTGCTGGACCGGGTCGGGTTGGCCGACCGCGCCGCGTACCTGCCCTCGGCGTTGTCCGGCGGGCAGCGCCAACGCGTCGCCATCGCCCGCGCGCTGAGCAACGAACCGCTGATCGTGCTGGCCGACGAACCCACCGGCAATCTGGACAGCGCCGCCACCCTGGACGTGCTGCGCCTGTTCGAGGAGTTGCGCAGCACCGGGCAGACACTGGTGGTGGTCACCCACGACGCCCGGATCGCGGCGGTCGCCGACCGGGTGATCTCCATGCGCGACGGGGCCTTCGCCGACGACAGCCTGCTCGCCGACGACAGCCGGCTCACCAGCACCAGCACCGTCTACGACGGACGGCGCTGACGTGACCGGTCGCCTACTGCTCATCTGCCGACTGCTGGTCCGGGACCTGCGCCGGCGCCGGACCGAGACCGTACTGCTGTTGGTCGCCATCACCACCGCGACCGCGACGCTGACCCTCGGCCTCGCCCTCAACGAACTCGTCAGCCGCCCGTACGAGCAGACCAGAGCCACCACCGCGGGCCCGGACCTGGTGGTGGAGCCGGCACGCACCGGCCCGGAGGCCCTGGCCGCGCTCACACCACTGACAACGGCACCCGGCGTCACCGGACACAGCGGCCCCTACCCGCTGCTGTTCAAGGCACTGACCGCCCGCGACCTGACCGTCCGGGTCGTCATCGAGGGCCGCGACGGCACCCCGGCCACACTCGACCGACCGGCGGTGACCAACGGAACCTGGGTACGCCCCGGCGGCGTGGTCGTCGAGCGAGCCTTCGCCGACGCCCTCGACGTACGGACCGGCGACACGATCAGCGTCGACGGCCACCCACTGCACGTGACCGGGATCGCGATCACCGCGGCCAGGCCCGCATACCCGTACGCCGGTTGGCACCTGCCGGGCAGCATCCTGAGCGAGGCCGGCGGCCTGGTCTGGGTCGATCGAGGCGACATCGCCACGCTCGCCGGCACTCAGCCGCTGACGTACGGCCTGAACCTGAAGCTGGCGGACCCGCGAGCCGGCATCTCGGTCATCGACCCGTCGCACGGCGACCCCGGGTTTCGCGGGTGGCGCTTCAAAACCTGGCAGGAAATCGCGGAGGTCAACGGCCGGCTGAACCACAAGGCGCAGGAGGCCCTGCTGATCGGCAGCTGGCTGCTGACCGTCCTCGCGCTGGCCGGCGTCGCCGGCATCGTCGCGGGTCGGATCATCGGCCAGCGCCGCCGGGTGGGGCTGCTCAAGGCCGTCGGCGCCGGGCCCGCCATGATCGCCGCCGTCCACCTCGCCGAATACCTCGTGATCGGACTCGCCGCCGCCGGCACCGGCCTCACCGCCGGCTGGCTCGCCGCTCCCCCACTGTTCCGCCCGACCGCCGGACTCATCGGCTCCGTCGGCATCCACCCACCGCTGCGCGTGGTGGCCGCCGCCACCGCCCTCGCCCTCGGCATCGCCCTCGCGGCGACCCTGCTACCGGTCATCCGCGCCGCCGCCACCAGCACCATTCACACGCTGGCCGACGCCGCCACGCCACCACGCCGTCGCCGGTGGGCCATCTGGCTGTCCCGCCGGCTGCCCACCCCCCTGCTGATCGGGGTACGCATCAATGCGCGCCGGCCGCACCGCGCCCGGCTCGTCACGGTGAACACCCTGATCACCTCGGCCACGCTCGCCGCCGTGCTCATGGCGAAGGCGCAGGATCACACCCCGGTACCACTCGGCTACTCGACACTCCCCGACCGCCGCGACGAGCGAATCGTCCAGGCCATACTCCTCGTCGCCGTCGTGGCGTGCGTACTCGCGCTGCTCAACACCATCGTGAGCAGCTGGACCGCCGTCCTCGACACCCGGCAACCGCTGGCCGTCGCCCGCGCGCTCGGTGCGACTCCCGGACAGGCCGGCACCGGCCTGGCGGTAGCACAACTGCTACCCGCCATACCCGGCGCCGCCGCCGGAATGCCGATCGGCATCGGACTGTACGTATTCTTCGGCAGCGGCGATTTCCAGTACGTACCCGCCTCCTGGATGCTCGCCACGGCACTCGGAATCCTGCTCGCCGTCGCCGCGCTCACCGCCATCCCCGCCCTGGCCGCCGCGCGTCATCCCGTCGCGGACACCCTCCGGTCCGCACCGACCTGACACCCGTCACCGGTCCCGGGCGGCGCTTCCCCGTGCCTGCCTACTACATCACCATCATCGCCTCCATGGCCGGTGACGCGGGCTGGGTGATGCGCACGATCGAGCGGTGGATGGCCATGGGCACCGGCCGCACCGCCGTCCAGCAGAAGCACTACGTACGGCTGAACTGGTACTGGGCTCGGGCCCTCACCAGCGACGATCCGGCCGGGATCGCGGCGGAGGCCGAGCAACTGCTGGCCGCGACACTGGTCGACCCGCCGAGGTGGGGCATCGCGTACCACAACGGACTGCTCGCCGAGATGTGGCTGGCCGCCGGGAGGCCGGACGAGGCCGGCACCGCCCTCGACCGGGCCGACCGGGCGCTGGAGGCCCACGGCCAGCGCTACGCCGAAGGACTCATCCGCCTGCTGCGAGCACGCCTGTTGCATGCTCGGGGCGAGTCCGCCGACGTCGTACGGGCCGCCGCCGAAGCGGCCCGAGCCTGGTCCGCCGATCGCGAGACCCACCTGTTCGCCCGCCGGGCCGAGGAGTTCGTGGCCTCGCTCGACTGACGCCCCCAGGCTGACACCACCCGGGTCACCCGCGCTGACGAGGCAGCCTCCGACCTTGTCCGGCCGGAGACCGCGCGGGTCGGTGTCCAGGACTCGGTAACCGTCCGTAGGAGTATTCGCCTTTCCCGCCGGACCGCCGGCGGCTAGTGTGGCCGACGAGTTACCCACGAGGAGCTGAGACATGCCCGGTCGTCCGAGCGCGCGTTGACGTCCTGGGCCGTAATCGGCCCGTCATCGCGTGCTGCCCTTGAATCGCGCGGCACAGCAAGCCTTCTCAACCTGCCCCGTCAGTGCGTTTGTCGTACGGCGGTCGGTGCGCCCTGTCCGCAGCGCTCCAAGGGGTCTTTGTGTCGTCTGGTTACTCCGCCGTCTCCGATTCCACTCGATCCGTTACGCCGAGCCTGTGGCGCAACTCCGACTTCCGCAGCCTCTGGTTGGGCCAGACGGCCTCGCAACTGGGCGAGCATGCGAGCCTGGTGATCCTGCCGTTGATCGCTGTCCTGACCCTCGACGTCGGCGCGGACCAACTCGGCGTCCTGCGCGCGGTGGGGCAGGCACCGCAACTGCTGCTCGCGCTGTTCGTCGGCGTGTGGGTGGACAGGTGGCGCACCCGTACCGTGATGGTCCTGGCCGACCTCGGTCGAGCCCTGGCGTTGGGCGGGGCCGCCGTGGCCGCGCTCGTGAGCGGCCTCGGCCTGCCAGCACTGGTGGCCATCGCCTTCGCCGTCGGGGCCCTGTCGGTGTTCTTCGACGTCTCCTACCAAGCCTCTGTCGTACGCCTGGTGGGACGCGATCAACTGCTGCGGGGCAACAGCGCGATCGAGGCAAGCCGGTCCGTGGCCCAGATCGGCGGTCCCGCCCTCGGCGGGACGATGATGTCCCTGCTGTCGGCGCCGATCGCCGCCGCGTCCAGCGCCCTGTTCTTCGTG is a window of Micromonospora sp. NBC_01699 DNA encoding:
- a CDS encoding GOLPH3/VPS74 family protein, giving the protein MTTEAASGSVAEISARIVAGDGYGSIMANVSLAELIALLAYDNDGLARGTDAHLDYGLAGALLIDLALAGRIDVAGRYIVVTNPAPTGDRLMDFALHRLQHDRRAREPRDWIIRFTKDVRAAVLSQLIDAGTLGRETDKMLKVFPRTRYPTHDGSEPPAKAEARRQIRAAATQPDHVDARTMALCGLVSALGWEPHVVPDLPPMQVRNRFAEFRRSVWAANAVQRIIDDARAASTAAATAAGATA
- a CDS encoding VOC family protein; the encoded protein is MATRLVQINMKARDDAALGAFWAEALGWGVSSEGPGVTNLEPEGFVYPDPVAVCLDLIASQEPKTVKNRVHVDLATTSAAHQAEVVTRLNDLGATSTDIGQGNVPWTVMADPEGNEFCVLDPRPFYRDTGPIAAVVVDCADPRAVARFWSKAMDWALHEVTDDKAVLRSVKGVGPYLEFLRTPDVKTVWNRVHLDVRPYPGDDLEAEAVRLRTLGATAIDLGQDDIPWTVLADPEGNEFCLLTPG
- a CDS encoding MerR family transcriptional regulator, translated to MDMNELYAIGDVARRTGLSVSAVRYYADAGVVTPAASTPAGHRLYDVSAIARLELVRTLRELDAGLDEIRRVLAGEATLRELAATHLALLARQEARLRSRRAVLSAILRQDSTAEQVTLMHKLVGMPDEERDRLIDEFWTEVSTGWEPPERMVEWWRAARPELSEHPTAAQLEAWIELAELVRDTEVRQAVRRELYEVCTTGAGPLMTSSPMLDALEEGAAIGQPVMDAAREQVPPDSPRGREIADRWIKWLTGIFATPDSPGMPDTPEFRIEAADHMLAGAEWDRTPPEPEGPFDRYMELVTAVNNVPPERFPFEWLAAALRASAVPAP
- a CDS encoding PadR family transcriptional regulator is translated as MQDVVLAMLAKEPAHGYELRSRMRVVLGPLGEAMNAGQIYVTLARLAKAGLVTSERADGLPDRPDRRVYALTPAGQERVAGWLAEVSWPKPDLTEFHLKLVAAAAGRLADPVALVDAQRREVLRRLRDTQRAALDRSVDPVAGLLLEGVVLRLRADLEWLQACERVWTERDRTERKAGA
- a CDS encoding ABC transporter ATP-binding protein: MTGSAALRARGLTKRYGWNNALVRAVDEVDLDVPDGQALAIMGPSGCGKSTLLHLLGGLQRPTDGQVWLADHRIDTMSERALARLRRNTVGFVFQSFHLMDELTAVENVETAALLAGQPPGRARRRALHLLDRVGLADRAAYLPSALSGGQRQRVAIARALSNEPLIVLADEPTGNLDSAATLDVLRLFEELRSTGQTLVVVTHDARIAAVADRVISMRDGAFADDSLLADDSRLTSTSTVYDGRR
- a CDS encoding ABC transporter permease — protein: MTGRLLLICRLLVRDLRRRRTETVLLLVAITTATATLTLGLALNELVSRPYEQTRATTAGPDLVVEPARTGPEALAALTPLTTAPGVTGHSGPYPLLFKALTARDLTVRVVIEGRDGTPATLDRPAVTNGTWVRPGGVVVERAFADALDVRTGDTISVDGHPLHVTGIAITAARPAYPYAGWHLPGSILSEAGGLVWVDRGDIATLAGTQPLTYGLNLKLADPRAGISVIDPSHGDPGFRGWRFKTWQEIAEVNGRLNHKAQEALLIGSWLLTVLALAGVAGIVAGRIIGQRRRVGLLKAVGAGPAMIAAVHLAEYLVIGLAAAGTGLTAGWLAAPPLFRPTAGLIGSVGIHPPLRVVAAATALALGIALAATLLPVIRAAATSTIHTLADAATPPRRRRWAIWLSRRLPTPLLIGVRINARRPHRARLVTVNTLITSATLAAVLMAKAQDHTPVPLGYSTLPDRRDERIVQAILLVAVVACVLALLNTIVSSWTAVLDTRQPLAVARALGATPGQAGTGLAVAQLLPAIPGAAAGMPIGIGLYVFFGSGDFQYVPASWMLATALGILLAVAALTAIPALAAARHPVADTLRSAPT